The genomic region CGAATTGTCTTTCCGGGCTCGCTACTTGCGTATTCCAAGTCTCTGGATGACCGTTCGATAGCGTTCGACATCCTTCGTCTTCAGATAGTCCAATAGACGCCTGCGGTGCCCGACCATCTTCAGCAGACCGCGGCGAGAAGCATGGTCCTTCTTGTGTTCCTTGAAGTGGCCCGTCAAGTAGGTGATCCGCTCGCTCAGCAGGGCAATTTGGACTTCCGGCGACCCCGTATCCGTGGGATGGGTCCGGTATTTCTGAATCACTGAGCTCTTGAGATCCGGTGTCAGTACCATGAATTCGAGGAGAGGATCCTTTCCTTCCAGGCCGATAAAGCAGGCGGAATGTAGCATAGTCGGATCCTCGAAGTAAAGTGAAATCAGGGCCGAGACCGGCTTGGCCCAATTACAGAACCAGCTTGGGGAGAAGGCGGACCACGCCCTGCTCGCCGCGCCCGCCCGGGTGCCGGAAGGAAGCCATTTCAGCCAGTCCCAGCAGCAGGCCCGAGTCGGAAAGGACCCGGATCATGGGGGTGTCCGAATGATCGAGGGGAACGTTTCTGACTCCCAGCGCCCTTCCGTGGGCAAAGGCTTCCCGCTCTTCCGCCGAGACACGAATGCCGGGCATATCCTCCAACATGGAGTTCATGGAGAGCAGAAACCGGGCCCAGTCCTGGGGAATTCGGCCCTGGGGCAGCGGACAGGCCATCGACAGCGAGAACTTTCCCGAGGAGAGGCGCCGCAGCCTGGAGAGATGGGCTCCACATTCCAGCTTCTGTCCCAGTTCGTGGGCCA from Acidobacteriota bacterium harbors:
- the rpsO gene encoding 30S ribosomal protein S15, whose amino-acid sequence is MVLTPDLKSSVIQKYRTHPTDTGSPEVQIALLSERITYLTGHFKEHKKDHASRRGLLKMVGHRRRLLDYLKTKDVERYRTVIQRLGIRK